From Pseudomonas putida, one genomic window encodes:
- a CDS encoding universal stress protein translates to MQRIASQQLKVSDMANFHLAYLPLVTYPDVLPDDAVAAGVHLAVALGYDLHVMTFAVRIPYLSPSIGSTLLNIPDMIQTTESNSRTQCKALQAMVGGLEHGQSSVEFSTREVVPGLTGTAAAEASRYFDLTFLPWAVDKPVIQELAESVIFGAGRPCVLVPPLPSKPIRHMALAWDGSRVAARALADASHLMTADMLITVLTVQGEKPLEHADIAQDMAHALQHRGLNARPLSVKLAGRPIAECLQQEALTVGADLLVMGGFGHSRLKAFVLGGATRGVLQALRMPILLSH, encoded by the coding sequence TTGCAGCGCATCGCCTCGCAACAGCTGAAGGTATCGGACATGGCAAATTTTCATCTGGCTTACCTGCCGTTGGTCACCTATCCGGATGTGCTCCCCGATGACGCTGTGGCAGCCGGTGTACACCTGGCCGTCGCGCTGGGGTATGACCTGCATGTCATGACCTTTGCGGTAAGGATCCCCTACCTTTCGCCGTCCATTGGCAGCACCCTGCTGAATATCCCCGACATGATTCAAACCACCGAAAGCAACAGTCGAACGCAGTGCAAAGCGCTGCAGGCCATGGTGGGCGGCCTGGAACACGGCCAGAGCAGTGTGGAATTCTCCACCAGAGAGGTAGTGCCGGGCCTGACGGGTACCGCAGCGGCGGAGGCGTCAAGGTATTTCGACCTGACCTTCCTGCCGTGGGCAGTCGACAAACCCGTCATCCAAGAGCTGGCAGAGTCGGTGATTTTTGGCGCTGGCAGGCCATGCGTCCTCGTTCCCCCTTTGCCCAGCAAGCCCATCAGGCACATGGCGTTGGCCTGGGACGGCAGCCGCGTCGCGGCGCGAGCACTCGCTGACGCGTCACACCTGATGACTGCCGACATGCTCATCACGGTCCTGACCGTGCAGGGCGAAAAGCCACTCGAGCACGCCGACATCGCGCAGGACATGGCCCATGCCTTACAGCACCGAGGCCTGAACGCTCGGCCGCTGAGCGTGAAGCTGGCCGGGCGACCGATCGCTGAGTGCCTGCAGCAAGAAGCCCTCACCGTCGGGGCCGATCTGCTGGTCATGGGCGGGTTCGGTCATTCGCGCTTGAAAGCATTCGTCCTGGGCGGCGCTACCCGCGGGGTTCTGCAAGCCCTTCGAATGCCCATACTGCTGTCGCACTGA
- a CDS encoding PA4780 family RIO1-like protein kinase: MKTPKRIEPLIEDGLVDEVLRPLMSGKEAAVYVVRCGAQVRCAKVYKEANKRSFRQAAEYQEGRKVRNSRQARAMAKGSKYGRKEAEDAWQNAEVAALFRLANAGVRVPKPYDFQDGVLLMELVTDADGDVAPRLNDVHLEAEEAREYHAFVIRQIVLMLCAGLVHGDLSEFNVLLGPDGPVIIDLPQAVDAAGNNHAFSMLQRDVANMAHYFGRFAPELKDTRFAQEMWALYEAGELRADSPLTGEFEDDEHVADVGGVMREIDAARLDDARRRAARTEAEHGPVKGEEPPPPWLQ; this comes from the coding sequence ATGAAGACGCCAAAACGAATCGAACCGCTGATTGAAGACGGACTGGTCGACGAAGTACTGCGACCCTTGATGAGCGGCAAGGAAGCAGCCGTCTACGTGGTGCGTTGCGGCGCCCAGGTACGGTGCGCCAAGGTCTACAAAGAGGCCAACAAGCGCAGTTTCCGCCAGGCCGCCGAATACCAGGAAGGCCGCAAGGTACGCAACAGCCGCCAGGCCCGGGCGATGGCCAAGGGCAGCAAGTACGGCCGCAAGGAAGCCGAGGACGCCTGGCAGAACGCTGAAGTGGCGGCGCTGTTCCGCCTGGCCAATGCCGGAGTGCGGGTGCCCAAACCCTATGATTTCCAGGATGGCGTACTGCTGATGGAGCTGGTGACCGACGCCGATGGCGATGTGGCCCCGCGCCTGAACGACGTGCACCTGGAGGCTGAGGAGGCGCGTGAGTACCACGCCTTCGTCATTCGCCAGATCGTGCTGATGCTGTGTGCCGGCCTGGTGCATGGCGACCTCTCCGAATTCAATGTGCTGCTGGGCCCGGACGGCCCGGTGATCATCGACCTGCCACAGGCGGTGGATGCAGCCGGCAACAACCATGCATTCAGCATGCTGCAGCGTGACGTGGCGAACATGGCTCACTATTTCGGGCGCTTTGCCCCGGAATTGAAAGACACCCGCTTTGCCCAGGAAATGTGGGCGCTGTACGAGGCCGGTGAACTGCGTGCGGACAGCCCGTTGACAGGCGAATTCGAGGACGATGAGCATGTCGCGGACGTGGGGGGCGTGATGCGCGAAATCGACGCTGCCCGCTTGGACGATGCCCGCCGCCGAGCTGCACGGACCGAAGCCGAGCATGGGCCGGTCAAGGGCGAAGAACCGCCGCCGCCTTGGCTGCAATGA
- a CDS encoding YceK/YidQ family lipoprotein, giving the protein MSGERCVYHGTRASWAWANHPKTLSSWPFLIDTPFSFALDTLLLPYDLTAFLPDSLGGDRSECVIKGGLNVIM; this is encoded by the coding sequence ATGAGTGGAGAACGTTGCGTATATCACGGTACCCGCGCATCCTGGGCCTGGGCAAATCACCCAAAAACGTTGAGCAGTTGGCCATTTCTAATCGATACGCCGTTTTCTTTTGCGTTGGACACGCTGTTGCTGCCCTATGACCTGACGGCCTTTTTACCCGACAGCCTGGGTGGCGACCGAAGCGAATGCGTAATCAAGGGCGGGTTGAACGTCATCATGTAA